Proteins encoded by one window of Sorangium aterium:
- a CDS encoding PAS domain S-box protein has translation MRDAEAMAPSSSARRGVVIAAACSFAVGCVTLLGWWIGATALVAIADGLPRLMPNTAVALVLAGVSLWALGARECPAPLRRLGQACAAVVVALGLAVLAQYIFAWDLGIDRVLFTERVDFPSKFPGRPPPNTALCCVLIGLSLLSLRVKTRRACLFSEWSALLAAALALTALTGYVFGVGYFYGLPPLFPFTGMALHAAIALLALCAGLLMARPDCTAFATLTASRSGGNLLRRFLPYVVLVPLVSGRLFLFGADRGAYPIAASLSLASAITTLLLGAMLWVSAARMNLLDEARQRAEEARAFLATVAQASDDAVIGTSLDGTILSWNPAAERLYGYCVCEAIGKKLPLLCLPERAAEAKAVLARLRRGERVERFEAVSRTKGGKSIDIEVTVSSIVDASGRVTGVSTICRDIGRRKAMEAEVARAHEAERRIRSQLEAIGTASAAVSEALASLPRTESGVRSVLEVLTRHAKEIVGADYAALGIGEDSRRPFDAWVPSGVPAERIAQIGAPPRPVGVLGAVVREGRTIRLADLHAHPAYIGLPPHHHPLEAFLGVPLRFHGRSVGNLYLGKRPGGPPFTEDDERVAELLADRTCGVLETARLCRAEANERKRLEAVVEQLPEAAILVDATGRLITCNRVALQYASSAADDPDPWGNSVLFEHRTPAGRPVAWEDRPLTRALQRGQIVTGAEGLLWRDDAGFVPVLVNAAPVRSDDGELQGAVAVFQDISVLKEIERQRQEWIGVIAHDLRQPIQVIATASQLLGRAAGERPVADCRKQLDRITSSIERLRRMIDDLLDASRIEARQLTLDRSPVDLRAQLGEILEKSADVTAGHAVRLAVQGEVPAVLADPGRLEQIVTNLLSNAAKYGRPEGDIVVAVDAGPASAHVAVTNWGGGVPEASLPHLFKRFWRAPDAVPRSVRGVGLGLYITKGLVEAHGGSISVESSPGGATTFRFSLPFAPDTARAVGA, from the coding sequence ATGAGAGACGCCGAGGCGATGGCGCCTTCGAGCAGCGCGCGGCGCGGTGTCGTCATCGCAGCGGCCTGTTCGTTCGCCGTTGGGTGCGTGACGCTGCTCGGCTGGTGGATCGGGGCGACCGCCCTCGTCGCCATCGCGGACGGCCTGCCGCGCCTGATGCCCAACACCGCCGTCGCCCTCGTCCTTGCGGGGGTGTCGCTCTGGGCGCTGGGCGCGCGAGAGTGTCCGGCGCCTTTACGCCGGCTGGGACAGGCGTGCGCCGCCGTCGTCGTCGCGCTCGGCCTCGCGGTCCTCGCGCAGTACATCTTCGCCTGGGATCTCGGCATCGATCGCGTGCTGTTCACGGAGCGCGTGGATTTCCCGAGCAAGTTCCCCGGCAGGCCGCCGCCGAACACCGCCCTCTGCTGCGTCTTGATCGGCCTTTCGCTCCTCTCGCTGCGCGTGAAGACGCGGCGAGCGTGCCTGTTCTCGGAATGGAGCGCGCTCCTGGCCGCGGCGCTCGCGCTGACGGCGCTGACCGGCTACGTGTTCGGCGTCGGCTACTTCTACGGGCTGCCGCCGCTATTTCCGTTCACGGGCATGGCGCTCCACGCGGCGATCGCGCTCCTCGCCCTCTGCGCCGGGCTCCTCATGGCGCGGCCCGATTGCACGGCGTTCGCCACGCTGACGGCCAGCCGGTCCGGAGGCAACCTGCTGCGGCGCTTCCTGCCCTACGTCGTCCTCGTTCCGCTCGTGAGCGGTCGCCTCTTCCTGTTCGGCGCGGATCGCGGGGCGTACCCCATCGCGGCGTCGTTATCGCTCGCCTCCGCCATCACGACGCTCCTGCTCGGGGCCATGCTCTGGGTCAGCGCGGCGCGCATGAACCTCCTCGACGAGGCGCGGCAGCGCGCCGAGGAGGCGCGCGCCTTCCTCGCGACCGTCGCGCAGGCCTCGGACGACGCCGTGATCGGCACCTCCCTCGACGGGACCATCCTGAGCTGGAACCCGGCGGCGGAGCGCCTTTACGGCTACTGCGTCTGCGAGGCGATCGGGAAGAAGCTGCCCCTCCTGTGCCTGCCCGAGCGCGCCGCCGAGGCGAAGGCCGTCCTCGCGCGCCTGCGCCGCGGCGAGCGCGTCGAGCGCTTCGAGGCCGTGAGCCGGACCAAGGGCGGCAAGAGCATCGATATCGAGGTCACCGTGTCGTCGATCGTGGACGCGTCGGGCCGCGTCACCGGCGTCTCGACGATCTGCCGCGACATCGGGCGCCGCAAGGCGATGGAGGCCGAGGTCGCGAGGGCGCACGAGGCAGAGCGGCGCATCCGCTCGCAGCTCGAGGCCATCGGCACGGCGAGCGCGGCGGTCTCGGAGGCGCTGGCGAGCCTGCCGCGCACCGAGTCGGGGGTGCGCTCCGTGCTGGAGGTCTTGACGCGGCACGCGAAGGAGATCGTGGGCGCCGACTACGCGGCGCTCGGCATCGGAGAGGACAGCCGGCGGCCGTTCGACGCCTGGGTCCCGAGCGGCGTCCCCGCGGAGCGGATCGCGCAGATCGGCGCGCCGCCGCGGCCCGTGGGCGTCCTCGGGGCGGTGGTCCGCGAGGGCCGAACGATCCGGCTCGCCGACCTCCACGCGCACCCCGCCTATATCGGTCTGCCGCCGCACCACCATCCGCTCGAGGCGTTCCTGGGCGTGCCGCTCCGGTTTCACGGCCGGAGCGTGGGCAACCTGTATCTCGGCAAGCGCCCCGGCGGCCCGCCGTTCACCGAGGATGACGAGCGCGTCGCGGAGCTGCTCGCCGACCGGACCTGCGGCGTCCTCGAGACCGCGCGGCTGTGCCGGGCCGAGGCGAACGAGCGAAAGCGGCTCGAGGCGGTCGTCGAGCAGCTTCCCGAAGCGGCGATCCTGGTCGACGCCACGGGGCGGCTCATCACGTGCAACAGGGTCGCGCTCCAGTACGCGTCCAGCGCCGCGGATGACCCCGATCCCTGGGGCAACTCGGTCCTTTTCGAGCACAGGACGCCGGCGGGGAGGCCCGTCGCCTGGGAGGACCGCCCGCTGACCCGGGCCCTTCAGCGCGGGCAGATCGTGACGGGTGCCGAGGGACTGTTGTGGCGCGACGACGCGGGCTTCGTCCCGGTGCTGGTCAACGCCGCGCCGGTGCGCTCGGACGACGGCGAGCTCCAGGGCGCCGTCGCGGTCTTCCAGGACATCTCGGTGCTCAAGGAGATAGAGCGGCAGCGCCAGGAGTGGATCGGCGTCATCGCTCACGATCTCCGCCAGCCCATCCAGGTGATCGCGACCGCGAGCCAGCTCCTGGGTCGCGCGGCCGGCGAGCGGCCCGTCGCGGACTGCCGGAAGCAGCTCGACAGGATCACCTCGTCCATCGAGCGGCTGCGCCGCATGATCGACGATCTCCTCGATGCCTCGCGGATCGAGGCGCGGCAGCTCACGCTGGATCGTTCGCCGGTCGATCTCCGCGCGCAGCTCGGCGAGATCCTCGAGAAATCGGCCGATGTGACCGCGGGCCACGCCGTGCGCCTGGCGGTGCAGGGCGAGGTGCCCGCCGTTTTGGCGGACCCAGGGCGGCTCGAGCAGATCGTCACCAACCTGCTCTCCAACGCGGCCAAGTACGGTCGGCCGGAGGGGGACATCGTGGTCGCGGTCGACGCCGGACCGGCCAGCGCGCACGTCGCGGTGACCAACTGGGGCGGCGGTGTCCCGGAGGCGTCCCTCCCGCACCTGTTCAAGCGCTTCTGGCGCGCGCCCGATGCCGTTCCGCGCAGCGTCCGCGGCGTAGGTCTCGGCCTCTACATCACGAAGGGCCTCGTGGAGGCCCACGGGGGCAGCATCTCCGTCGAGAGCAGCCCCGGCGGCGCGACGACATTCCGCTTCTCGCTGCCGTTCGCGCCCGATACCGCGCGAGCCGTCGGAGCGTAG
- the ftsH gene encoding ATP-dependent zinc metalloprotease FtsH: protein MGVVLAVTLGLALRAARESSAQRTATYTELLQIAQAGQATAVEVTGDRFLVRQAGGAAVTAVVDEPTLRQELVSRFAGAGASVDFASREDPSRAASAVLPVVVLAAVGFALFTVSRRRSPKVFSDVKAGAARAAVRFADVAGMHEVKQELAETVEFLKSPDRFARLGGRPPRGVLLTGEPGTGKTLLARAVACEAGVRFLSASGSSFQEMFVGVGASRVRALFAEARKSAPCIVFIDEIDAVGRARAKGHGDSASAEHDQTLNQLLVEMDGFDHETGIVVIASTNRVDMLDPALLRPGRFDRKVTVPLPDVRGREEILNVHAGPIPLQGEVDLGYIARGTPGFSGADLANLLNEAAILAAREGADAVDPTHIDRARDRVLMGLERKGVLVDEDERYATAVHEAGHVAVGLLAPSCDPVHKVSILPRGRALGVTQALPEKDRLMYRKEYLEDQICMLMGGRAAEMVILGTMTAGASDDIQRASTIAWKMVAELGMSHLGPICVGDGHPSRSPALLDRVDETARALTEAQLSRAIEIVRSRRGEIEALVKALLEKETLGMDEIHACFPADRRPRPEGQAA, encoded by the coding sequence ATGGGGGTGGTGCTTGCGGTCACGCTCGGGCTCGCGCTGCGCGCGGCGCGCGAGTCGTCCGCGCAACGTACGGCGACGTACACCGAGCTCCTCCAGATCGCGCAGGCAGGGCAGGCGACCGCGGTCGAGGTGACGGGGGATCGCTTCCTCGTGCGTCAGGCGGGCGGCGCCGCGGTGACGGCCGTCGTCGATGAGCCGACGCTCCGGCAGGAGCTGGTCTCCCGGTTCGCTGGCGCCGGCGCCTCTGTCGACTTCGCCTCCCGGGAGGATCCGTCGCGCGCCGCGTCGGCGGTGCTCCCGGTGGTCGTGCTGGCCGCGGTCGGCTTCGCGCTCTTCACGGTGAGCCGGCGGCGCAGCCCGAAGGTCTTCTCCGACGTCAAGGCCGGCGCCGCGCGGGCGGCCGTGCGCTTCGCCGACGTCGCGGGGATGCACGAGGTCAAGCAGGAGCTCGCCGAGACGGTCGAGTTCCTGAAGAGCCCCGATCGCTTCGCGCGCCTCGGCGGCCGCCCGCCGCGCGGCGTGCTGCTGACGGGCGAGCCCGGGACCGGAAAGACGCTGCTCGCGCGCGCCGTCGCGTGCGAGGCGGGCGTGCGGTTCCTCTCGGCGTCGGGGTCGAGCTTCCAGGAGATGTTCGTCGGCGTGGGCGCCTCCCGTGTCCGCGCGCTCTTCGCCGAGGCGCGCAAATCCGCGCCGTGCATCGTCTTCATCGACGAGATCGACGCCGTGGGGCGGGCCCGCGCGAAGGGGCACGGCGACTCCGCCTCCGCGGAGCACGACCAGACGCTGAACCAGCTGCTCGTCGAGATGGACGGGTTCGACCACGAGACCGGCATCGTGGTGATCGCGTCGACCAACCGCGTCGACATGCTCGACCCGGCGCTGCTCCGGCCAGGGCGCTTCGACCGCAAGGTCACCGTGCCGCTCCCCGACGTGCGCGGCCGCGAGGAGATCCTCAACGTCCACGCCGGGCCGATCCCGCTCCAGGGCGAGGTCGACCTCGGCTACATCGCCCGCGGCACGCCGGGCTTCTCGGGCGCCGACCTGGCCAACCTCCTGAACGAGGCGGCCATCCTCGCGGCCCGCGAGGGCGCCGACGCGGTCGACCCGACGCACATCGACCGCGCGCGCGACCGGGTGCTCATGGGGCTCGAGCGCAAGGGGGTGCTCGTCGACGAGGACGAGCGCTATGCGACCGCCGTCCACGAGGCCGGGCACGTCGCGGTCGGGCTCCTCGCACCGAGCTGCGATCCCGTGCACAAGGTGTCGATCCTGCCGCGGGGCCGCGCGCTCGGCGTGACCCAGGCGCTGCCCGAGAAGGATCGGCTGATGTACCGGAAAGAGTACCTCGAGGATCAGATCTGCATGCTGATGGGCGGCCGCGCCGCCGAGATGGTGATCCTCGGGACGATGACGGCGGGCGCCTCGGACGACATCCAGCGCGCCTCGACGATCGCCTGGAAGATGGTCGCGGAGCTCGGCATGAGCCACCTCGGCCCCATCTGCGTCGGCGACGGGCACCCCTCGCGGAGCCCGGCGCTGCTCGACCGGGTCGACGAGACGGCGCGGGCGCTCACGGAAGCGCAGCTCTCGCGCGCCATCGAGATCGTGAGGTCCCGGCGAGGCGAGATCGAGGCGCTCGTCAAGGCGCTCCTCGAGAAGGAGACGCTCGGCATGGATGAGATCCACGCCTGTTTCCCGGCCGATCGCAGGCCGCGCCCCGAAGGCCAGGCCGCCTGA
- a CDS encoding D-alanine--D-alanine ligase family protein has translation MPEPRILILSNRDPEEAVDEPPLAQRVGSGRLRLGREDGSAVVAESVLATLAAAPGVRVAHRPVLRPSEVLAAIGDHRPDVIFNLCEALDGDSRHEVMCAWLLAGLDLGFTGSDHVALRSCLHKAEANRILARAGVRVPATVRVEGPDRIPEVAFPVIVKPEREDGSMGIDRGSVVHDRRALRDQVASVVAQCRQPVVVQSYVHGREISVSLLGWPTPRVLPPGEVTFQGLPEGHPHVITYESKWRPETAASIGTPSSAAVLRPLDLRRVVAVGRRAFEVLGLRDYGRVDVRLDERGTPYVIDVNPNCDLSPDAGFARAAARAGLSYADVIWEILRAALARGARHEDLLHARGRAPARGRAAARSAARGALAAAPEAP, from the coding sequence GTGCCTGAGCCTCGGATACTGATCCTGTCCAACAGAGATCCGGAGGAAGCCGTCGATGAGCCGCCACTCGCGCAGCGGGTTGGGAGCGGGCGGCTCCGGCTCGGTCGCGAGGACGGCAGCGCGGTGGTCGCCGAGAGCGTGCTCGCGACCCTCGCCGCGGCTCCGGGCGTGCGCGTGGCGCACCGGCCTGTGCTCCGGCCGAGCGAGGTGCTCGCGGCCATCGGCGACCATCGCCCGGACGTGATCTTCAACCTGTGCGAGGCGCTCGACGGCGACAGCCGCCACGAGGTCATGTGCGCGTGGCTGCTCGCGGGGCTCGATCTCGGCTTCACGGGCAGCGATCACGTCGCGCTCCGGAGCTGCCTGCACAAGGCCGAGGCGAACCGGATCCTCGCGCGCGCCGGCGTGCGCGTGCCGGCGACGGTGCGGGTCGAAGGCCCGGATCGCATCCCGGAGGTCGCGTTCCCGGTCATCGTCAAGCCGGAGCGCGAGGACGGCTCGATGGGGATCGATCGGGGCTCGGTCGTGCACGATCGCAGGGCGCTCCGCGACCAGGTCGCCTCGGTCGTCGCGCAGTGCCGCCAGCCGGTGGTGGTGCAGAGTTACGTGCACGGGCGGGAGATCTCGGTCTCGCTGCTCGGGTGGCCGACGCCGCGCGTGCTGCCGCCCGGCGAGGTCACCTTCCAGGGCCTGCCCGAGGGGCACCCGCACGTGATCACGTACGAGTCGAAGTGGCGCCCGGAGACCGCCGCGTCGATCGGGACGCCCTCCTCTGCGGCGGTGCTGCGGCCGCTCGATCTGCGCCGGGTCGTCGCCGTGGGCCGCCGCGCGTTCGAGGTGCTCGGGCTGCGCGACTACGGCCGCGTCGACGTGCGGCTCGACGAGCGCGGCACGCCGTACGTCATCGACGTCAACCCGAACTGCGATCTCTCGCCGGACGCCGGCTTCGCGCGGGCGGCGGCGCGCGCCGGCCTGTCGTACGCCGACGTCATCTGGGAGATCCTCCGCGCGGCGCTCGCCCGCGGCGCGCGCCACGAGGATCTGCTTCACGCGCGCGGCCGCGCGCCGGCGCGCGGCCGCGCCGCGGCGCGCTCCGCTGCCCGCGGCGCCCTCGCCGCCGCGCCCGAGGCGCCGTGA
- a CDS encoding bifunctional GNAT family N-acetyltransferase/class I SAM-dependent methyltransferase, with protein sequence MITQRGLRAEDRPLIAALLESVPAFTDDERAVALELVDVTLGQPSTDGYGYRFVLSFQGAPGGDGAPRLLGYLCYGRTPMTQSTYDLYWIATSPDFARSGVARGLVSTMESEIAREGGGLVRVETGSREGHGAAVRFYDAVQFTRSAVLADFYAPGDDLIIYTRRVASAAPSAGETSARGEAPARGEATARGEAPARSDTRPPGEPALYDAAFGYRDYAAERDFLLACARRFGGRPVQRVLSWACGPARHLEAFAELGVGCAGADGSAAMIAYAERAAFARGAGAGIRFSCAELDERPDVAPVDLSFVPLSAIHQLATPAALERHLRLAASLLLPGGVHVIEATHPADLTPSGVNRTEWTELRGEQSIDARFRIHIERSTPDRVVPVTLEVVCSARRNGGAPRELSSIRQEVTWYIPDLAGWRRVAERVPELSLVATLGDFNVDVPFEHAAAWRLILVLKRL encoded by the coding sequence GTGATCACCCAGCGCGGCCTCCGCGCGGAAGATCGGCCGCTCATCGCGGCGCTGCTCGAGTCGGTCCCGGCGTTCACCGACGACGAGCGCGCGGTGGCGCTGGAGCTCGTCGACGTGACGCTCGGCCAGCCCTCGACGGACGGCTATGGCTACCGGTTCGTGCTGAGCTTCCAGGGCGCCCCGGGCGGAGACGGGGCGCCGCGGCTCCTCGGGTACCTCTGCTACGGCCGCACGCCGATGACGCAGTCCACGTACGACCTGTACTGGATCGCGACCTCGCCCGATTTCGCCCGGTCGGGGGTGGCGCGGGGGCTGGTGTCCACGATGGAGAGCGAGATCGCGCGCGAGGGCGGCGGCCTCGTGCGCGTGGAGACGGGCAGCCGGGAGGGGCACGGCGCGGCGGTGCGCTTCTACGACGCGGTGCAGTTCACGCGGTCCGCTGTCCTCGCCGACTTCTACGCGCCGGGCGACGATCTCATCATCTACACGAGGCGGGTCGCCTCGGCGGCGCCCTCGGCCGGCGAGACGTCCGCGCGCGGCGAGGCACCGGCGCGCGGCGAGGCGACCGCGCGCGGCGAGGCGCCCGCGCGCAGCGATACGCGGCCGCCGGGCGAGCCTGCGCTCTACGACGCGGCGTTCGGCTACCGCGACTACGCCGCGGAGCGCGACTTCCTGCTCGCGTGCGCGCGCCGCTTCGGCGGCCGCCCGGTGCAGCGCGTCCTCTCGTGGGCCTGCGGGCCCGCGCGGCACCTGGAGGCGTTCGCCGAGCTCGGCGTCGGCTGCGCCGGCGCGGACGGCTCGGCGGCGATGATCGCCTATGCGGAGCGCGCCGCGTTCGCCCGCGGCGCCGGGGCGGGCATCCGCTTCTCGTGCGCGGAGCTCGACGAGCGCCCGGACGTCGCGCCGGTCGATCTCTCGTTCGTGCCGCTCTCGGCGATCCACCAGCTGGCCACGCCGGCGGCGCTCGAGCGCCACCTCCGGCTCGCCGCCTCGCTGCTCTTGCCGGGCGGCGTCCACGTCATCGAGGCGACCCACCCCGCCGATCTCACGCCGTCCGGCGTGAACAGGACGGAGTGGACCGAGCTGCGCGGCGAGCAGTCGATCGACGCGCGGTTCCGCATCCACATCGAGCGGTCGACGCCCGATCGCGTGGTGCCGGTGACGCTCGAGGTGGTGTGCTCGGCCCGGCGCAACGGCGGCGCGCCGAGGGAGCTCTCGTCGATCCGCCAGGAGGTGACGTGGTACATCCCGGACCTCGCCGGGTGGCGGCGCGTCGCGGAGCGGGTGCCGGAGCTCTCGCTGGTGGCGACGCTCGGCGACTTCAACGTCGACGTGCCGTTCGAGCACGCCGCGGCGTGGCGGCTGATCCTGGTGCTGAAGCGCCTCTGA
- a CDS encoding serine/threonine protein kinase, with amino-acid sequence MSTTTPTDLFLSLTPHKVIEAVEAAGVPCNRVCYPLNSFENRVYEVEREDRTRVIAKFYRPGRWTREQILEEHRFLAELADAEIPVCPTRPFPDGETLKQIDHIPYCLFERMGGRAPDELGDELFVRLGRLAARIHNVGAASAAEHRVRLSADTYAREDLGWLVERKLIPAAVEQRYLAAARGIADAAEERLRGVDVHRIHGDLHPGNLLLRDGALRVLDFDDMVVGPAVQDLWLLLPGRDEAARQQRELFIEGYEELRRFDRSTLGLIEPLRGLRMIHYAAWIARRWHDPIFPRTFPHFGTEAYWREEASSLEEVLQLTRAGDAGRPGGGADEPPPSGGKYFWDLN; translated from the coding sequence ATGAGCACCACCACCCCGACCGACCTCTTCCTGTCGCTGACTCCGCACAAGGTGATCGAGGCCGTCGAGGCCGCGGGCGTCCCCTGCAACCGCGTCTGCTACCCGCTGAACTCGTTCGAGAACCGCGTCTACGAGGTCGAGCGCGAGGATCGCACCCGCGTCATCGCCAAGTTCTACCGGCCGGGGCGCTGGACGCGGGAGCAGATCCTCGAGGAGCACCGGTTCCTTGCGGAGCTCGCGGACGCCGAGATCCCCGTCTGCCCGACGCGCCCGTTCCCCGACGGCGAGACGCTCAAGCAGATCGACCACATCCCGTACTGCCTCTTCGAGCGCATGGGCGGCCGCGCCCCCGACGAGCTCGGCGACGAGCTGTTCGTGCGCCTCGGCAGGCTCGCCGCCCGCATCCACAACGTGGGCGCCGCCAGCGCCGCCGAGCACCGCGTCCGGCTCTCCGCCGACACCTACGCGCGCGAGGACCTCGGCTGGCTCGTCGAGCGCAAGCTCATCCCCGCGGCCGTCGAGCAGCGGTACCTCGCGGCCGCGCGCGGCATCGCGGACGCGGCCGAGGAGCGCCTGCGCGGCGTCGACGTGCACCGCATCCACGGCGATCTTCACCCGGGCAACCTGCTCCTGCGCGACGGCGCGCTCCGCGTGCTCGACTTCGACGACATGGTCGTCGGCCCCGCCGTGCAGGATCTGTGGCTCCTCCTCCCCGGCCGCGACGAGGCCGCCCGGCAGCAGCGCGAGCTGTTCATCGAGGGCTACGAGGAGCTCCGCCGCTTCGACCGCTCGACCCTCGGGCTGATCGAGCCCCTCCGAGGGCTCCGCATGATCCACTACGCCGCATGGATCGCGCGGCGGTGGCACGACCCCATCTTCCCGAGGACCTTTCCGCACTTCGGCACGGAGGCGTACTGGCGCGAGGAGGCAAGCTCGCTCGAGGAGGTGCTCCAGCTGACGCGCGCCGGAGACGCGGGCCGCCCCGGCGGCGGCGCGGACGAGCCGCCGCCGAGCGGAGGCAAGTACTTCTGGGACCTCAACTGA
- a CDS encoding tellurite resistance TerB family protein, translating to MIRYPEHLMMEETQLSFRHLEISRLEAMVEIMFLAAYADGSINEAERAELARHVAAMSEGRVGADLVESLISIIERSVRDEGRSGRFAALRARLPDVRMREAAIELAVRLVAADGVIHESEHALLVEAARALEVPIAFKGRVVPGSAR from the coding sequence GTGATACGCTATCCTGAGCACCTCATGATGGAAGAAACGCAGCTTTCGTTTCGTCACCTCGAGATCAGCAGGCTCGAGGCGATGGTCGAGATCATGTTCCTCGCCGCATACGCTGACGGATCCATCAACGAGGCCGAGCGCGCCGAGCTCGCGCGGCACGTGGCGGCCATGAGCGAGGGGCGCGTCGGGGCCGACCTCGTCGAGTCGCTCATCTCCATCATCGAGCGCTCGGTGCGCGACGAGGGCAGGAGCGGCCGCTTCGCCGCGCTGCGCGCCCGCCTGCCCGACGTGCGGATGCGCGAGGCCGCGATCGAGCTGGCCGTCCGCCTCGTGGCCGCCGACGGCGTGATCCACGAGAGCGAGCACGCGCTGCTCGTCGAGGCGGCCAGGGCCCTCGAGGTGCCGATCGCGTTCAAGGGGCGCGTCGTGCCCGGCTCGGCCCGCTAG
- a CDS encoding serine/threonine-protein kinase → MELLGEGSMGAVWKARNLALSLDVALKLIRRDCAVPEAASRLTREAQATARVSHRAAVRIFDLCFTEEGEPFAVMELLQGRSLAQVLAESGAMSPISAVQLLLPVIGALGAAHGAGVVHRDVKPANIVLVREGRRTVPKLIDFGIASTAVRAAGDERGETLVGSPAYMAPEQVRGGQESDARGDVWSACVVLYELVSSRRPFGGPSSISIVHDVLRAAPPRPEALDLHPRLWEIIERGLAKDPEGRFPTMAALGRALAQWAIAAGVAHDVTGASLVDYWLS, encoded by the coding sequence ATGGAGCTCCTTGGAGAGGGCAGCATGGGCGCCGTGTGGAAGGCGCGGAATCTCGCCCTGAGCCTCGATGTCGCGCTCAAGCTCATCCGTCGCGACTGCGCCGTCCCGGAGGCCGCCTCGCGGCTGACCCGGGAGGCGCAGGCGACGGCGCGGGTGTCGCACCGCGCCGCGGTGCGGATCTTCGATCTCTGCTTCACGGAGGAGGGAGAGCCGTTCGCCGTGATGGAGCTCCTCCAGGGCCGGTCGCTCGCCCAGGTGCTCGCCGAGTCGGGCGCGATGTCGCCGATCTCCGCGGTCCAGCTGCTCCTTCCCGTGATCGGCGCGCTCGGCGCGGCGCACGGCGCGGGGGTCGTGCACCGGGACGTGAAGCCGGCGAACATCGTCCTCGTGCGCGAGGGCCGCCGCACCGTCCCCAAGCTGATCGACTTCGGGATCGCCTCCACGGCGGTGCGCGCGGCGGGCGACGAGCGGGGCGAGACGCTGGTCGGGAGCCCGGCCTACATGGCGCCCGAGCAGGTCCGCGGCGGGCAGGAGTCGGACGCGCGCGGCGACGTGTGGAGCGCGTGCGTCGTGCTCTACGAGCTCGTGAGCAGCCGCCGCCCGTTCGGCGGCCCGAGCAGCATCTCCATCGTGCACGACGTGCTGCGCGCCGCCCCGCCCCGCCCGGAGGCCCTCGATCTGCACCCGCGGCTCTGGGAGATCATCGAGCGCGGCCTGGCCAAGGACCCCGAAGGGCGCTTCCCTACCATGGCGGCGCTGGGCCGCGCGCTGGCCCAGTGGGCGATCGCGGCCGGGGTCGCCCACGACGTGACGGGCGCGTCCCTCGTCGACTACTGGCTGTCTTGA
- a CDS encoding S-(hydroxymethyl)glutathione dehydrogenase/class III alcohol dehydrogenase — protein MKARAAVAHKAGEKLTVEDVQVEGPREGEVLVEIKATGVCHTDAYTLSGKDPEGLFPAILGHEGAGVVVDVGPSVKSLKKGDHVIPLYTPECRQCSYCTSGKTNLCQAIRATQGRGLMPDGTSRFSIGKERIHHYMGTSTFSSFTVLPEIAVAKIREDAPFDKVCYIGCGVTTGIGAVINTAQVRPGDNVVVFGLGGIGLNVIQGARMAGADIIVGVDINPKRRELAERFGMTHFVNPNEVAGDLVPYLVDLTRGGADFSFECIGNVKVMRQALECCHKGWGTSIIIGVAGAGEEIATRPFQLVTGRVWKGTAFGGAKGRTDVPKIVDWYMEGKIKIDELITHTMPLDDINHSFDLMHEGESIRSVVLFS, from the coding sequence ATGAAAGCGCGCGCAGCCGTGGCCCACAAGGCCGGCGAGAAGCTGACGGTCGAGGACGTTCAGGTAGAGGGCCCTCGCGAGGGCGAGGTCCTCGTCGAGATCAAGGCGACCGGCGTCTGTCACACCGACGCTTACACGCTCTCAGGCAAGGATCCGGAGGGCCTCTTCCCCGCGATCCTCGGCCACGAAGGCGCTGGCGTGGTCGTCGACGTCGGGCCGTCCGTGAAGAGCCTCAAGAAGGGCGATCACGTGATTCCCCTCTACACGCCCGAGTGCCGGCAGTGCTCTTATTGCACGAGCGGAAAGACCAACCTGTGCCAGGCCATCCGCGCCACGCAGGGGCGCGGGCTCATGCCGGACGGGACGAGCCGGTTCTCGATCGGCAAGGAGCGGATTCACCATTACATGGGCACGTCGACCTTCTCGAGCTTCACCGTCCTCCCCGAGATCGCCGTCGCCAAGATCCGCGAGGACGCGCCGTTCGACAAGGTCTGTTATATCGGCTGCGGCGTGACGACGGGTATCGGCGCCGTCATCAACACCGCGCAGGTGAGGCCTGGAGACAACGTGGTGGTCTTCGGCCTCGGCGGCATCGGGCTGAACGTGATCCAGGGAGCCCGGATGGCCGGCGCCGACATCATCGTCGGCGTCGACATCAACCCGAAGCGCCGCGAGCTGGCCGAGAGGTTCGGCATGACCCACTTCGTCAACCCGAACGAGGTGGCGGGGGATCTCGTGCCCTACCTCGTCGATCTGACCCGGGGCGGCGCCGATTTCAGCTTCGAGTGCATCGGCAACGTCAAGGTGATGCGCCAGGCGCTCGAGTGCTGCCACAAGGGCTGGGGGACGAGCATCATCATCGGCGTCGCGGGGGCCGGCGAGGAGATCGCCACGCGCCCCTTCCAGCTCGTCACCGGGCGGGTCTGGAAGGGCACCGCGTTCGGCGGCGCCAAGGGGCGCACCGACGTTCCCAAGATCGTCGACTGGTACATGGAGGGCAAGATCAAGATCGATGAGCTCATCACCCACACGATGCCGCTCGACGACATCAACCACTCCTTCGACCTCATGCACGAAGGCGAGTCGATCCGCAGCGTCGTGCTCTTCTCCTGA